In one Thermodesulfobium acidiphilum genomic region, the following are encoded:
- a CDS encoding PDZ domain-containing protein, with the protein MRAKILIFLFAFLMIFSSVSFAVELNSKDLQWEPKWYKPQVLSSVELAKSILTNLMASQKFSTWLGYIPTKIDADKYGLRVFGVYGDQQETSVINLTEVRDAFIYYLPNLDRDFKWCVVVVLSHQDPSFQYFRTQDLETAQKLSDVISTFALAAGSKLYTPTGIDYFVDEKKMDKLKKDTCWSENYGAFVESVESTSPADTAGFKPNDIITEVNGEKVKDNMGFVGLIQNGVEGKESAQFNVKVYRNKTFLNLSMTVPNFNYGKEKLVSDTNQQKPQILSKASLGIDVKSISYSTDTGETYNGLKVLNIKPNSLAEESGIKVGDIILEINDKAVRDIPSMANVISNEIPVKFKVLRNGEILALDAAQSF; encoded by the coding sequence ATGAGGGCTAAGATTTTAATTTTTTTATTTGCATTTTTAATGATTTTTTCGAGTGTATCCTTTGCTGTAGAACTAAATTCAAAAGATTTGCAATGGGAACCAAAATGGTATAAACCTCAGGTTTTAAGTTCTGTTGAATTAGCAAAATCTATTCTTACAAACCTAATGGCTTCTCAGAAATTTTCAACATGGCTGGGATATATTCCTACAAAGATTGATGCTGATAAATACGGTCTAAGAGTTTTTGGAGTATATGGCGATCAGCAGGAGACTTCTGTTATAAATCTTACTGAGGTCAGGGATGCGTTTATTTATTACTTACCTAATCTTGATAGGGATTTTAAATGGTGCGTAGTGGTAGTTCTATCTCATCAGGATCCAAGCTTCCAATATTTCAGGACTCAAGATTTAGAGACTGCTCAAAAACTTAGCGATGTAATAAGTACATTTGCTTTAGCAGCTGGGTCTAAGTTGTATACACCTACTGGTATTGATTATTTTGTAGATGAAAAAAAGATGGATAAATTAAAAAAAGATACTTGCTGGAGTGAAAATTATGGTGCATTTGTAGAGAGTGTCGAGAGCACTTCGCCTGCTGATACAGCAGGCTTTAAGCCAAATGATATTATTACAGAAGTCAATGGTGAAAAAGTGAAAGACAATATGGGTTTTGTTGGACTTATCCAGAATGGTGTGGAGGGAAAGGAGAGTGCACAGTTTAATGTAAAGGTTTATAGAAACAAGACCTTTTTAAATCTTTCTATGACAGTACCAAACTTTAATTATGGAAAAGAGAAATTAGTATCAGATACAAATCAACAAAAACCTCAAATTTTAAGCAAAGCCAGTCTTGGCATAGACGTAAAATCAATTTCATACTCAACTGATACTGGAGAGACTTATAATGGCTTGAAGGTATTAAACATAAAGCCAAATAGTTTGGCAGAGGAGTCAGGAATAAAGGTAGGAGATATAATTTTAGAGATTAATGATAAAGCAGTGAGAGATATACCTTCTATGGCAAATGTTATTTCTAATGAGATTCCAGTTAAGTTTAAAGTTTTGCGAAACGGCGAAATTCTTGCGCTTGATGCTGCACAGAGCTTTTAG
- a CDS encoding nucleotidyl transferase AbiEii/AbiGii toxin family protein has translation MKLTRQQLSALEVVLNYGIDEGFYLAGGTAITIKYNHRHSEDFDFFTIPGFNFDILRLTKKIDRLNVCWLENIKDTAIFEVFNVKFSFFEFPYPLIKKLDYDENLKISLASDVDIACMKALAITQRGSKKDFFDLWYLMKKNFWDLCILKEFLRIKYKNFNFGIFLKALTYFEDANKENFVDIDPKWDAIKDFFQTSVKNKNWVKF, from the coding sequence ATGAAGTTGACGAGGCAGCAGCTAAGTGCTTTAGAAGTAGTTCTGAATTATGGGATAGATGAGGGCTTTTACCTGGCAGGTGGGACTGCTATTACAATAAAGTATAATCACAGGCATTCTGAAGACTTTGATTTTTTTACTATTCCAGGTTTTAATTTTGATATTTTAAGGCTTACCAAAAAAATTGACAGGCTAAACGTATGTTGGTTGGAAAATATCAAAGATACTGCAATTTTTGAAGTTTTTAATGTTAAATTTTCTTTTTTTGAATTTCCTTATCCATTAATTAAAAAATTAGATTATGATGAGAATTTAAAAATTTCACTTGCCTCAGATGTAGACATAGCTTGTATGAAAGCATTGGCAATTACACAAAGAGGAAGCAAAAAGGATTTTTTTGATTTATGGTATCTAATGAAGAAAAATTTTTGGGATCTATGTATCTTAAAAGAGTTTTTAAGAATAAAGTATAAAAATTTTAATTTTGGTATTTTTTTAAAAGCTTTAACATATTTTGAAGATGCTAATAAAGAAAATTTTGTTGACATTGATCCAAAGTGGGATGCTATAAAAGATTTTTTTCAAACAAGCGTAAAAAACAAAAACTGGGTAAAGTTCTAA
- a CDS encoding Lrp/AsnC family transcriptional regulator, whose amino-acid sequence MHFKSLDEVDRQILKHLLENGRLSNAELGRKLNLTRAAVRDRVNKLIENGIIDRFTIIINPLKAGRNISMYFEIEVEWPKINKVVEELLKKEEITNIYQMSSFPHLHVHALFEDQTHTSNFIESLKTIDGVKSLRSEIIIKRFKERGSILI is encoded by the coding sequence ATGCATTTTAAAAGCTTAGACGAAGTAGACAGACAAATCTTAAAACATCTCTTGGAAAATGGACGACTAAGTAATGCAGAGCTTGGTAGAAAGTTAAACCTCACAAGAGCTGCAGTAAGGGATAGAGTAAATAAGCTTATAGAAAATGGAATAATTGATAGGTTTACCATAATAATTAATCCGCTAAAGGCTGGAAGAAATATTTCAATGTATTTTGAGATTGAAGTAGAGTGGCCCAAAATTAATAAAGTAGTTGAAGAATTATTGAAGAAGGAAGAAATAACTAATATATACCAGATGAGTTCTTTTCCGCACCTACACGTTCACGCCCTATTTGAAGATCAAACTCATACAAGCAATTTTATTGAAAGTTTGAAAACAATTGATGGAGTGAAAAGCTTAAGATCAGAAATTATAATCAAAAGATTCAAAGAAAGAGGATCAATTTTAATTTAG
- a CDS encoding sulfite exporter TauE/SafE family protein: protein MYLILFVVSFFAGIQNALAGGGSFLTLPTLMFTGLNARTANITSTIALFPGQITTGLAGKKHVSDLPRISFKMLFLISLVGGIIGAFLLIKTPVKIFEYLVPWLVLFATLVFIWGSYFRKNTESQSYMSPMKTVFLQFIIAIYGGYFGGGIGILMLATLTLSGLAVRNAGATKNVLAAVMNASAVAVFLFSKDIAWTQAIVASIGAIIGGQVGAYALHRVNEKLLRVFIIVLGLALAVGLFLKAGNI from the coding sequence ATCTATTTAATATTATTTGTGGTATCTTTTTTTGCAGGTATTCAAAATGCCCTTGCAGGTGGAGGTTCATTTTTAACTCTGCCAACTCTTATGTTTACTGGATTAAATGCAAGGACCGCAAACATAACATCAACTATAGCTCTTTTTCCTGGTCAAATTACTACAGGACTTGCTGGTAAAAAACACGTTTCAGATTTACCTCGTATTTCTTTTAAGATGTTGTTTTTAATTAGCTTGGTTGGCGGAATAATTGGGGCATTTTTATTAATTAAGACACCTGTAAAAATCTTTGAATATCTTGTGCCGTGGCTGGTCCTTTTTGCTACACTTGTTTTTATCTGGGGGAGTTATTTCAGAAAAAATACTGAATCACAATCTTATATGTCTCCAATGAAAACTGTTTTTTTACAATTTATAATAGCAATTTATGGAGGATATTTCGGGGGAGGAATTGGTATTTTGATGCTTGCTACCCTTACTCTTTCTGGACTTGCCGTGAGAAATGCAGGGGCTACAAAGAACGTTTTGGCTGCTGTGATGAACGCATCGGCGGTGGCAGTGTTTCTCTTTTCAAAGGATATTGCTTGGACCCAGGCAATAGTAGCATCTATAGGTGCTATAATTGGCGGTCAGGTTGGTGCATATGCGCTTCACAGGGTAAACGAAAAACTACTTAGGGTTTTTATAATAGTTTTAGGGTTAGCTCTTGCAGTAGGGTTGTTTTTAAAAGCAGGTAATATATAA
- a CDS encoding NAD(P)-dependent oxidoreductase: protein MNVVNIGFIGLGIMGSGMANNLLKSGFSMYVFNRTREKAKELENNGAKFCSTPKELAEKSDLIFMMLTDVKACRAVSEGKEGFLEILGKGKIVVNFSTVHPNYSLELRNMVKEKGALFLESPVLGSKIPAQKGELVILAAGDKEAFEACTNSFEKISKKTIYLGDVPKASYVKVVNNEAFATSLTAYLEGLAFAKKIGLDPEMVFNILNAGALANPYFEFKIKKVLDDDFETHFSLANMKKDLGYAISVADEFKCYCPTLAAVNEVFKKGLKKHANEDMSAIYKVFDE, encoded by the coding sequence GTGAATGTTGTGAATATTGGTTTTATAGGGCTTGGAATTATGGGTTCTGGAATGGCAAATAATTTATTAAAATCAGGGTTTAGTATGTATGTCTTTAACCGTACAAGAGAAAAGGCAAAAGAATTAGAAAATAATGGGGCTAAATTTTGCAGCACTCCAAAAGAGCTTGCCGAGAAAAGTGACTTGATTTTTATGATGTTAACCGATGTGAAAGCTTGTAGGGCTGTGAGTGAGGGTAAAGAAGGATTTTTAGAAATTTTAGGAAAGGGAAAAATTGTAGTGAACTTTAGCACAGTTCATCCAAATTATTCTTTAGAGCTGCGCAACATGGTTAAAGAAAAGGGCGCTTTATTTTTAGAGTCTCCTGTTTTAGGTAGCAAGATTCCTGCCCAAAAGGGCGAACTTGTAATTCTCGCTGCTGGCGATAAAGAGGCTTTTGAAGCGTGTACAAACTCATTTGAAAAGATTTCAAAGAAGACAATATACTTGGGCGATGTTCCGAAGGCATCCTATGTGAAGGTCGTGAACAACGAGGCTTTCGCTACTTCTTTGACAGCTTATCTTGAAGGCTTAGCTTTTGCCAAAAAGATAGGCCTAGATCCTGAGATGGTATTTAACATATTGAATGCTGGCGCTCTTGCCAACCCATATTTTGAGTTTAAGATTAAGAAGGTCTTAGACGACGACTTTGAAACTCATTTTTCTCTTGCAAATATGAAAAAGGATCTAGGTTATGCAATAAGCGTTGCAGACGAATTTAAATGTTATTGTCCTACTCTTGCTGCAGTTAATGAAGTATTTAAAAAGGGTCTAAAAAAGCATGCAAATGAAGATATGAGCGCGATATATAAAGTATTTGATGAATAA